The Pyrus communis chromosome 5, drPyrComm1.1, whole genome shotgun sequence region GATTTCACAAGACATAAATCAAAGCGATAAACATGCGATTATATACAACTCAACGATATCTGAGCTATGAAGGCCACTGCATAGATACCGTGCATCCAAATTCGATTACTTACACAAAATGTGCAGAAACAATGGTCAATGTACTGAGAAGAAcaggaagaaaggaaaaataaaaataaaaaagagacgACATATATGTTCACGGTGAAATCTTTCAAACATCAAACTTCAACATCTCCAACGATCAACACCTAACTTTGCTGGTGCTAACCAGCAAAGTTTTCCAGTAAGCATATTGAATTATAAATTTAAACCATATCAAAAGCTGATCAGGTCATCCTTTGCTGGCGTCTGCTGCTTCTTTGGATCTTGGCTTCCTTCAGATGAACTTCCACCTTTCTTGCCAAATATCATCTCATCAAGATCATCCATCATGTCATCGTTGCTCCCTGCATGAACCAAACCTCGAGAAGCAGCTGGTTTTCTAATCAAGTAATCCTCTCTCACACGACTTGGCGATTCATCTGGCTCCACAGCAACAGGTATCATTGCAGGTTCTGGTGCAGTTGGAACAACTGAAGGCCTTATCAGTTCTTCATACTTGGACAGAGCCTTATGGATCTCATCATTCACATTCAATGCTTCAAACAGCAAGGCCTCGTTCTCTCCAGCTGTCTCTATAATTCTCTGGACAGTGGATAGAGATTGGCGGCACTGCTGTACAAGTGTGGCCGTCAAGTCATCCTGCCAATGAGGCAACAACATTTTAATCCATATCTCTTTTGATCTAATTCTTAGCTCCTAAATATAACTAGTTATTCTTGAACAAACATACGTAATTGAATAAGATAACATATGCCCGCATGCAGCATTATAATTGCATCAGGTTTTCATATTCCTTGTTGGGCTGACATTGTACTATGAGTTAAATTAGCTTTGAACTGGCTGTCCCCATGGAAGATGTCGTCTTAAGGTCAACCCAGTATCACTTGGCTCTAGATTGGATGGGATATGGTCTTATGGAACAGGCCAAGTGGTATATTCACCTATTTTCAAAGGCCCATTTTAAGTTTGCGTATAGGTAGTGTCCCTAAAACCGACTtgcctaaaaaagaaaaaacaagtaaAAATCATATTGATCAGTAGATAACACAAGAAAAAGTTGCGACATTGAAAGTTCCATGCATCTCACAGAATGTAGGTGACAGAAATCCCATATATTAACAGATTAGATGCAGGAGTCAAAGAGGATATGCATgtgagaaaacaaaataaaaatcaccTGTAAAGCATCTTGTTGGGGTGAAGAGGAGAAAACAGTATTAAGAAGCTCAATACTGTTTCTTGCAACATCAAATGCTTCCTTTGTTTGTTCAGCCGTAAAGCTTTGAGCAGGAATCTCAACCGGAATCTGCTGGGAAAAACTAGCATCTGATTCTGAAGCAGAAACTGAACGAGGGGGAGTGAATATTGGTGCCAAGCTCTCATTGTCGCGACCGGGAAACCGAATCCCCCTTGATCTTAAACTCTGAAATTGAGGTGGTCCAAGCATAAAAGTATAAGTACCATGAAACCACTTCTTCAAATAACAGAAATATAGATCTAACAACTGCACCACCCAACACGATGGAGGCTCAAGAAAATCAGATTGTGGGTAAGGATAATAGTAGCATAAAAGCCACATAAATTATGAACTACGGTATACTTTCAATTCAACATTAAGCGTTGTGTTCCTTACCAATGGTAAACTGGCCAGCTAAATTATTTTCTGATCACTCTAGTACCAAGGCTAAATTGTACATTTCCTGGTCAGCTGCAATCAGACCTCATAGGAAGAACCTCAGGACAAATTGTGATGGctgtttcaaatttttaagtACTTCCTATGTGTCCAGCTAAACTCAGGGGTAACAGAAGTGGTATTTGTCCTTAACTATGTTCTAGTCGTGAAAGAACAAGATGCAAGATAAATTTGATACAATATATGAAACAGGCACCAAAGGTTTACAGGTACCTTGTATGTTTCCTCATAAACAGGCAAATACCGGAGCTCACCAGTCGATTCCCCCCATGCTTCGATCAGCATCAAAGCTTTATTGCGATTATTAACAACAGTCTGAGGGTCGTCAATCAGCTTCACCATCTCATCAAGAACTCTCTCCGCAGCTATTTCTGAGAAAGCCTTTTCACAGTTCTTAACACATGTTTCAAGCAGCATTAGCGCAAGGTACTGGACCCTAGGATTCTTCAACGTAATCCGCTTTTTCAGCCCACGAATCAATTCAACACTGTTAACTCTTTCAGTATTGATCATGTCGCAAATTTCAAGATTCATAGCCCAGTCTGGTTCTTCGAGTGCCTCTGATGTGGCATCTTCAACGATCTTATCTGCTTGGTTTGGGCCTTGGAAGAGCTCCTTCACCTTGAAGCTCACTGAGCTAAATCCAGCACTCATTTTTCGACCAACCTCAGAGCCTTCGATCTTGAGGCGCTCACCAAGAGCGCTCACTTTCTCCATCAAATTGTCGCTCATCGTTGCAGACCTTTTAAGTCTTAAACAAAAACCTTCAAAAAGTTTTCCTAAAAATGTATGATAAATACTAATTAATTGTCATCAAAGATGGGAAAGATATAATTCtgctgaaaagaagaaatattaTAAAGATTTCTAATATTCAAAgccaaagaagaagaattttCACTCCGCTTTATCAGGGCCAAGCCTAAAGATCAAGCAATCTAATTACAAttctagttttttatttttattttttttcctccatCTTTGAGTAACTCAAAACCCAGGATCCATAACTAATGGAAAGAATGAAATCAAAAGCAGAAAACTGTAATAAAAATCGACCTTAAACCCCAAAATGATTGGCAACGCCGGAACTTTTCTTTCCTGGAGTCCCTCCCTTTTCTGCCCTTCAATTTTCTTGACAACCAAACTGAACAGAGAACAATTAAAGGAGGATACTTGAAGGATACCTCAAATAAAAATTCTTGAAACCGTTCAAAGGCTGTAACTTTAATTTCCAAAAACCCTATATAAAGTCAACAATCCATAATTTAGTTTCTTaagctctttttcttttttggtttgatGACTTTTCATAtgcttttctcagcaaccaagcAAGTATTTATGAAAAAAAGGGAATCGATCAGACCAGATATCGTCATGATGAATGGAAAAGAATCCGATAtttggttaaaacttaaaattggaTGGAAATTCAAAGAATACGTAATTGAAAACAGAGGGTGACAATTGAGTGCGTGCCTGCTTACCTCCTTCGTTTGTCTCTGCAAGGAAATGGgagctctctctttctctgcgCGTAGGAGTGGGGGGTCGGTTGGGACTCTCAAGTCTTCAGATGACAAGGCGCAACGACTCAGTAAAGTGAAGAAAGGCCCTCGCCTTCCTACCTTGGAGTTTCATTCAGCCTTTGACCgcccttttctctctcttctacGTTCGCTAACGTAATTACACTACctgaatattttatattttttttcattcttttctttttaattaattaattaattaatttgaaaaacaaaatataattatgGGAGGCaaattctaaaattaattttgtgcATATCAAATTATGTGGTTGTTGATcatcaaattattaattaagtattaattaatgtgtttatttttttatttgtcatacatcatttaatttgtatattttgatttaaaaactTAGTCTTTTTGGCATTTTCCTATAATTATTTGGCACCATCACTGATTTAGAATTAAAGGTTACACTAACCTCTGTTTAGCGTGTTAATCAATTTGTAGGTTAATAGGGC contains the following coding sequences:
- the LOC137734012 gene encoding TOM1-like protein 1, yielding MSDNLMEKVSALGERLKIEGSEVGRKMSAGFSSVSFKVKELFQGPNQADKIVEDATSEALEEPDWAMNLEICDMINTERVNSVELIRGLKKRITLKNPRVQYLALMLLETCVKNCEKAFSEIAAERVLDEMVKLIDDPQTVVNNRNKALMLIEAWGESTGELRYLPVYEETYKSLRSRGIRFPGRDNESLAPIFTPPRSVSASESDASFSQQIPVEIPAQSFTAEQTKEAFDVARNSIELLNTVFSSSPQQDALQDDLTATLVQQCRQSLSTVQRIIETAGENEALLFEALNVNDEIHKALSKYEELIRPSVVPTAPEPAMIPVAVEPDESPSRVREDYLIRKPAASRGLVHAGSNDDMMDDLDEMIFGKKGGSSSEGSQDPKKQQTPAKDDLISF